From the Leucobacter tenebrionis genome, one window contains:
- a CDS encoding SulP family inorganic anion transporter, translating into MTPPQKTADERARYRPDPSVLAALRSPRLLTREVLAGIVVALALIPEAIAFSVIAGVDPRMGLLSSFIMATSIAFLGGRPAMITAATGAVALVVAPVVREHGPEYLIATVLLAGLIQILLAVLGVAKLMRFIPRSVMVGFVNSLAILVFIAQLPQLIGVPWAVYPLVAGGILILLLMPRITQAVPAPLVSVIIVTAVVVVCAINVPTVGDQGELPRSLPELVIPNVPLEWSTLAAIAPYAFAMALVGLMESLMTAKLVDEITDTHSNKTRESWAQGVANLLSGFGGGMGGCAVIGQTMINVKASGARTRISTFLAGVFLLILVVVLGDVVAMIPMAALVAVMIMVSIEAFDWHSVAPATLRRMPKSETFVMLATVALVVATRNLAIGVIGGVLVASVLFVRRVAHVVRVEREVRPAEHAEEGGPGRAHYTVTGELFFASSNDLTTQFEYRHDPEHVVIDMSAAHVWDASTVAALDAVVTKYERLGKRVELTGMNARTSDLHSRLTGTLGGEG; encoded by the coding sequence GGGCATCGTGGTCGCTCTCGCCCTGATCCCGGAGGCGATCGCGTTCTCGGTGATCGCCGGCGTGGATCCGCGCATGGGGCTGCTCTCCTCGTTCATCATGGCGACGAGCATCGCCTTTCTCGGCGGTCGGCCCGCCATGATCACCGCCGCGACGGGAGCGGTGGCGCTCGTCGTGGCACCCGTGGTGCGCGAGCACGGACCCGAGTACCTCATCGCGACGGTGCTGCTGGCGGGGCTGATCCAGATCCTGCTCGCGGTGCTCGGGGTCGCGAAGCTCATGCGATTCATCCCGCGCAGCGTGATGGTGGGCTTCGTGAACTCGCTCGCGATCCTCGTCTTCATCGCGCAGCTGCCCCAGCTGATCGGGGTGCCCTGGGCGGTGTACCCGCTGGTGGCCGGCGGGATCCTGATCCTGCTCCTCATGCCGCGGATCACTCAGGCGGTGCCCGCACCGCTCGTCTCGGTGATCATCGTGACCGCAGTGGTGGTCGTCTGCGCGATCAACGTACCCACCGTCGGCGACCAGGGAGAGCTGCCGCGCAGCCTGCCCGAGCTCGTGATCCCGAACGTGCCGCTCGAGTGGAGCACCCTCGCCGCGATCGCGCCCTACGCCTTCGCGATGGCGCTCGTGGGCCTCATGGAGTCGCTCATGACCGCCAAACTCGTCGACGAGATCACCGACACCCACTCGAACAAGACTCGCGAGAGTTGGGCGCAGGGGGTGGCCAACCTCCTCTCGGGCTTCGGCGGCGGCATGGGCGGCTGCGCCGTCATCGGGCAGACCATGATCAACGTCAAGGCGTCGGGGGCGCGCACGCGCATCTCGACGTTCCTGGCAGGCGTGTTCCTGCTGATCCTCGTGGTCGTGCTCGGCGACGTCGTGGCGATGATCCCCATGGCGGCCCTCGTCGCAGTGATGATCATGGTGTCGATCGAGGCCTTCGACTGGCACAGTGTGGCGCCCGCGACGCTGCGGCGGATGCCGAAGAGCGAGACCTTCGTCATGCTCGCCACGGTCGCCCTCGTCGTCGCCACCCGCAACCTCGCGATCGGCGTCATCGGGGGTGTGCTCGTCGCGTCGGTGCTGTTCGTGCGACGGGTCGCCCACGTCGTGCGGGTCGAGCGGGAGGTACGGCCCGCCGAGCACGCCGAGGAGGGCGGCCCCGGGCGTGCGCACTACACGGTGACCGGTGAGCTGTTCTTCGCGTCGAGCAACGACCTCACGACCCAGTTCGAGTACCGGCACGACCCTGAGCACGTGGTGATCGACATGTCGGCCGCCCACGTCTGGGATGCCTCGACGGTCGCCGCGCTCGACGCGGTCGTCACCAAGTACGAGCGTCTCGGGAAGCGGGTGGAGCTGACCGGCATGAACGCCCGCACGAGCGACCTCCACTCGCGGCTCACGGGCACCCTCGGCGGCGAGGGTTGA
- a CDS encoding thiamine pyrophosphate-binding protein — translation METTPKRTTGWVVMETIRSYGVDTIFGIPGTHNLELYRPLGALGIRAVTTRHEQGAGYGADGWSLQTGLPGVVITTSGPGLLNALSAAGTAYCESRPMIIISPGPALGSEFADVGTLHETKDQLGAASAIVEWGRRVRSAEEAVAAIHDAFELFATTRPRPVYLEIPLDVLEQETDLAADATARREVPTPPAAPADAVAEAAALLAGAARPAILAGGGSRGAGAELRALAERIAAPVVTTLNAKGVLDEHHPLAAGSNLRLAAGRRVAQEADVLLVVGSKLGEAELWLDRLRAEGSVIRIDLLESQIDKNQRADVGLVGDAAATLSAILDALADEDPDPARTETAEALVREALAAARTESAELSATNTVLAERIAAALPEHAIVSTDSSQIAYWGLLNALRVSEPNSMPYMATYATLGYGLPAALGSRIAAPHRPSFVVTGDGALMFSMNEFITVVEQGEDVTVIVVDNGGYAEIKQNEADAGIAPVGVELAQPDWVAVADAFGGRGRSAGNPGELARAVEAAVSEGGLQLIHIDQAAFDLSEADAS, via the coding sequence ATGGAAACCACCCCCAAGCGCACGACCGGCTGGGTCGTCATGGAGACGATCCGCTCCTACGGCGTCGACACGATCTTCGGCATCCCGGGCACCCACAACCTCGAGCTCTACCGCCCGCTGGGCGCGCTCGGGATCCGGGCCGTGACCACCCGCCACGAGCAGGGCGCGGGCTACGGCGCCGACGGGTGGTCGCTGCAGACGGGCCTGCCCGGCGTGGTCATCACCACGAGCGGCCCCGGCCTGCTCAACGCCCTCTCGGCGGCGGGCACCGCCTACTGCGAGTCGCGCCCGATGATCATCATCTCCCCGGGCCCGGCCCTCGGGTCCGAGTTCGCCGACGTGGGTACTCTGCACGAGACGAAGGATCAGCTCGGCGCGGCCTCCGCCATCGTCGAGTGGGGCCGCCGGGTGCGCTCGGCCGAGGAGGCCGTCGCGGCGATCCACGACGCATTCGAGCTGTTCGCCACCACGCGGCCGCGCCCGGTCTACCTCGAGATCCCGCTCGATGTACTCGAGCAGGAGACCGACCTCGCAGCCGACGCGACCGCCCGGCGCGAGGTCCCGACTCCCCCGGCTGCCCCGGCAGATGCGGTGGCCGAGGCCGCCGCGCTGCTCGCCGGCGCCGCTCGCCCCGCGATCCTGGCCGGCGGCGGGTCGCGCGGGGCGGGCGCGGAGTTGCGCGCGCTCGCCGAGCGGATCGCCGCACCCGTGGTCACGACCCTCAACGCGAAGGGGGTGCTCGACGAGCATCACCCGCTCGCCGCCGGCTCGAACCTGCGCCTGGCCGCGGGGCGGAGGGTCGCCCAAGAGGCCGACGTGCTGCTCGTCGTGGGATCGAAGCTGGGTGAGGCCGAGCTGTGGCTCGACCGGCTGCGCGCCGAGGGCAGCGTGATCCGCATCGATCTGCTGGAGTCGCAGATCGACAAGAATCAGCGCGCCGACGTCGGCCTCGTGGGCGACGCCGCGGCCACGCTCTCCGCGATCCTCGACGCGCTGGCGGACGAGGATCCGGATCCAGCGCGCACCGAAACCGCCGAGGCCCTGGTGCGCGAGGCGCTCGCCGCCGCGCGCACCGAATCGGCCGAGCTGTCGGCGACGAACACCGTGCTCGCCGAACGCATCGCCGCGGCCCTGCCCGAGCACGCGATCGTCTCGACCGACTCCTCGCAGATCGCCTACTGGGGGCTGCTCAACGCACTGCGCGTATCCGAGCCGAACTCGATGCCGTACATGGCGACCTACGCCACGCTCGGCTACGGGCTGCCCGCGGCGCTCGGCTCCCGTATCGCCGCACCGCACCGCCCCTCGTTCGTCGTCACGGGCGACGGCGCCCTCATGTTCTCCATGAACGAGTTCATCACGGTCGTCGAGCAGGGCGAGGACGTCACCGTGATCGTGGTCGACAACGGCGGCTACGCCGAGATCAAGCAGAACGAGGCCGACGCCGGCATCGCGCCGGTGGGCGTCGAACTCGCGCAGCCCGACTGGGTCGCCGTCGCCGACGCGTTCGGCGGGCGGGGCCGCAGCGCCGGCAACCCGGGCGAACTGGCGCGCGCCGTCGAGGCGGCGGTGAGCGAGGGTGGCCTGCAGCTGATCCACATCGATCAGGCGGCGTTCGATCTCTCGGAAGCGGACGCCTCGTGA
- a CDS encoding HNH endonuclease family protein — protein MPVLLIAGILLQGAGGAESPEHRGDRGGTAVLRDDDGAGAARESGGEGDREDRGQDPDQNQDPSADPDPGPSSDPPAATAAAAEMLDALPVKGRAPKTGYDRRERFGHGWKDPDRNGCDARNDTLQRDLTEVVLDGPCKVLSGVLLDPYTGARIDFVRGDQTSQAVQIDHVVALSDAWQKGAQALTQEQRIAFANDPVNLLAVDGPANSSKGDGDAATWLPPSRGFRCEYVARQISVKTSYGLWVTAAEHDAMQRVLDGCPGQPGYTSELAGVLSR, from the coding sequence TTGCCGGTCCTTCTGATCGCGGGGATCCTCCTGCAGGGCGCCGGCGGGGCCGAGAGCCCGGAGCACCGGGGCGACCGCGGCGGCACGGCCGTGCTGCGCGACGACGATGGCGCGGGCGCGGCGCGGGAGAGCGGAGGCGAGGGCGACCGGGAGGATCGGGGCCAGGATCCGGATCAGAACCAGGATCCGAGCGCCGATCCCGATCCGGGTCCATCCAGCGATCCTCCGGCAGCTACGGCCGCCGCAGCCGAGATGCTCGACGCCCTGCCCGTCAAGGGGCGGGCGCCGAAGACCGGCTACGACCGGCGCGAGCGCTTCGGGCACGGCTGGAAGGACCCGGATCGCAACGGCTGCGACGCCCGCAACGACACCCTGCAGCGCGACCTGACCGAGGTCGTGCTCGATGGGCCGTGCAAGGTGCTCTCGGGGGTGCTGCTCGATCCCTACACCGGTGCGCGGATCGACTTCGTGCGCGGCGATCAGACCTCGCAGGCGGTGCAGATCGATCACGTGGTCGCGCTCTCGGACGCCTGGCAGAAGGGCGCCCAGGCGCTCACGCAGGAGCAGCGGATCGCGTTCGCCAACGATCCGGTCAACCTGCTGGCCGTCGACGGCCCCGCCAACTCGAGCAAGGGCGACGGCGACGCCGCGACCTGGCTGCCGCCGTCGCGCGGGTTCCGCTGCGAGTACGTGGCGCGCCAGATCTCGGTGAAGACGAGCTACGGGCTGTGGGTGACCGCCGCCGAGCACGATGCGATGCAGCGTGTGCTCGACGGCTGCCCCGGGCAGCCGGGGTACACCTCGGAGCTCGCCGGCGTCCTATCGAGATGA
- a CDS encoding C-terminal binding protein → MSARGERPLAVYTDVDDTDPAIGIRLLEEHGFEVRVLGTRDPEAIIEGSRGAVALLPGYAPVTREVIEALPELRIVPLMSMGFDYVDVEAATERGVWVTNVPGAATEEVATHALAILLSTVRQLPFYTASANPRDWNDRAPAAPPRLSETTLGVIGLGRIGRELVRLAAPLFGSVVGYDPMLPDTAEVRAELDALGVRRASLDEVRASSHVLSLHLPLTPETERMVDAEFLSAMPRGSVIVNVSRGALIDNDALVAALDSGQLSGAALDVLDQEPPEPGHPLLGRDDVVLTPHIAYFSARTEVEYVRIQAQNAVSLLETGAPDSPVNRPE, encoded by the coding sequence GTGAGCGCCCGCGGCGAGCGGCCTCTCGCGGTCTACACCGACGTGGACGACACCGACCCCGCGATCGGCATCCGGCTGCTCGAGGAGCACGGCTTCGAGGTGCGGGTGCTCGGCACCCGCGATCCCGAGGCGATCATCGAGGGATCGCGGGGCGCCGTCGCGCTGCTGCCCGGATACGCCCCCGTGACCCGCGAGGTCATCGAGGCGCTGCCCGAGTTGCGAATCGTCCCGCTCATGTCGATGGGCTTCGACTACGTCGACGTCGAGGCCGCGACCGAGCGCGGCGTCTGGGTGACGAACGTGCCGGGCGCCGCCACCGAGGAGGTCGCGACCCACGCGCTCGCGATCCTGCTCAGCACCGTGCGGCAGCTCCCCTTTTACACCGCCTCGGCGAACCCGCGCGACTGGAACGATCGCGCGCCTGCGGCACCGCCCCGCCTCAGCGAGACGACGCTCGGCGTCATCGGGCTCGGGCGGATCGGGCGCGAGCTCGTGCGCCTCGCCGCTCCCCTCTTCGGCTCGGTGGTCGGCTACGATCCCATGCTGCCCGACACCGCCGAGGTGCGGGCCGAGCTCGACGCGCTCGGCGTGCGGCGCGCGAGCCTCGACGAGGTGCGGGCGTCGTCGCACGTGCTCTCGCTCCACCTGCCGCTCACACCCGAGACCGAGCGCATGGTCGATGCCGAGTTCCTGTCGGCGATGCCTCGCGGCTCCGTGATCGTGAACGTGTCGCGGGGCGCGCTCATCGACAACGACGCGCTGGTCGCCGCGCTCGACTCGGGGCAGCTCTCGGGTGCGGCCCTCGACGTGCTCGATCAGGAGCCGCCCGAGCCGGGGCACCCCCTCCTCGGCCGCGACGATGTAGTGCTCACCCCGCACATCGCGTACTTCTCGGCGCGCACCGAGGTCGAGTACGTGCGGATCCAGGCGCAGAACGCCGTCTCACTGCTCGAAACGGGCGCGCCCGACTCTCCGGTCAATCGCCCGGAGTAG